From a region of the Streptomyces sp. NBC_00193 genome:
- a CDS encoding MFS transporter, whose amino-acid sequence MSRRPFIAVLIANTISIAGSSLTLIGVPWFVLQTTGSAGRAGIVAFCATLPVAVAALVAGPVIDRLGRRRVSAVSDLICGLSVAAIPLLHYTGLLEFWMLCALMAVGGLVHTPGLTARYVLLPHLAEHAGTTVARAASLYDAVSRGARMIGAALAGLLIATIGAESVLLLDAATFGASALLVTAFLRGIPAAEPQRAAGKVSLAGYRAELAEGLRFLTRARLLLGITVMVMMTNGLDQGWSSVLLPVHGRDALGGATALGLMIALFGGFALLGALLYGAWGERFPRRAVFAAAFLLCGAPRYVVAAFTDTPLPLAVTMALSGLGAGVLNPILTTVMLEKVPDALRSRVSGVTQAGCELTMPLGGLAAGLLIDGFGVTRALLVFGGIYFLATLSPLVFPSWRSMEAAPAAPLLSRTEPIRPSSAEPAARQPHPSAK is encoded by the coding sequence GTGAGCCGTCGCCCCTTCATCGCCGTCCTGATCGCCAACACCATCTCGATAGCCGGGAGTTCGCTGACCCTCATCGGGGTCCCGTGGTTCGTGCTCCAGACCACGGGCAGCGCCGGCCGGGCCGGGATCGTCGCCTTCTGCGCCACCCTGCCCGTCGCGGTGGCCGCCCTCGTCGCGGGCCCGGTCATCGACCGGCTCGGCCGCCGCCGGGTCTCCGCCGTCTCCGACCTGATCTGCGGACTGTCCGTGGCCGCGATCCCGCTGCTGCACTACACCGGGCTGCTGGAGTTCTGGATGCTGTGCGCACTGATGGCCGTCGGCGGCCTCGTGCACACCCCCGGACTGACCGCCCGCTACGTCCTGCTCCCCCATCTCGCCGAGCACGCCGGCACCACCGTCGCCCGCGCCGCCAGCCTCTACGACGCCGTCTCGCGCGGAGCCCGCATGATCGGGGCCGCGCTGGCCGGCCTGCTGATCGCCACGATCGGCGCCGAGTCGGTCCTGCTCCTCGACGCGGCCACCTTCGGCGCCTCCGCGCTGCTGGTCACCGCGTTCCTGCGCGGGATACCGGCCGCCGAACCGCAGCGCGCCGCCGGGAAGGTGTCCCTGGCCGGCTACCGGGCCGAACTCGCCGAGGGCCTGCGGTTCCTGACCCGGGCCCGGCTGCTGCTGGGCATCACGGTGATGGTGATGATGACCAACGGCCTCGACCAGGGCTGGTCCTCGGTCCTGCTGCCCGTGCACGGCCGCGACGCCCTCGGCGGAGCCACCGCGCTCGGCCTGATGATCGCCCTCTTCGGCGGGTTCGCACTGCTGGGGGCCCTGCTCTACGGAGCCTGGGGCGAGCGCTTCCCCCGTAGGGCCGTGTTCGCCGCGGCGTTCCTGCTGTGCGGGGCCCCGCGCTACGTGGTCGCCGCCTTCACCGACACCCCGCTGCCGCTCGCGGTGACGATGGCGCTGTCCGGGCTGGGCGCGGGCGTGCTCAACCCGATCCTGACCACGGTGATGCTGGAGAAGGTGCCCGACGCGCTGCGCAGCCGGGTCTCGGGCGTGACCCAGGCGGGCTGCGAGCTCACGATGCCGCTGGGCGGGCTGGCCGCCGGGCTGCTGATCGACGGGTTCGGGGTGACGCGCGCGCTGCTGGTGTTCGGCGGGATCTACTTCCTCGCGACGCTCTCCCCGCTGGTGTTCCCGTCCTGGCGGAGCATGGAGGCTGCGCCGGCGGCCCCGCTGCTCAGCAGGACGGAACCGATTCGCCCTTCTTCTGCAGAGCCCGCAGCGCGTCAACCGCATCCGTCAGCGAAGTGA
- a CDS encoding glycine betaine ABC transporter substrate-binding protein, producing MVDDVVPGSVGQGQPLKGASLTVTSKNFSENIVLGQMIGLIFKAAGAEVLDRTNLPGSISAREAIIQGDADAMYEYTGTAWITYLGNDEPITDPYEQWEAVRAADVKNGVAWLAPSTLNNTYTLAISKKNNAKYGLKTLSDVAALSQRDPKAVTVCVENEFASREDGLPGMEKAYGMKIPAGNVMKMDAGIIYTQVSKSDSCLLGEAFTTDGRIKAMDLDTLADDRHFFPNYNAAPELHAKTLEKYPAIAGLLDPLSKRLTTETAQRLNALVDVEGRDPHDVAKEWLVAEGFIKEG from the coding sequence ATGGTGGACGACGTCGTACCGGGCTCGGTCGGCCAAGGGCAGCCCCTCAAGGGCGCCTCGCTCACGGTCACCTCGAAGAACTTCAGCGAGAACATCGTGCTCGGCCAGATGATCGGCCTGATCTTCAAGGCGGCCGGCGCGGAGGTGCTGGACCGCACCAACCTGCCCGGGTCGATCAGCGCCCGCGAGGCGATCATCCAGGGCGACGCGGACGCCATGTACGAGTACACGGGCACGGCGTGGATCACCTACCTCGGCAACGACGAGCCGATCACGGACCCGTACGAGCAGTGGGAGGCGGTGCGGGCCGCGGACGTGAAGAACGGCGTGGCCTGGCTGGCGCCGTCCACCCTCAACAACACCTACACGCTGGCCATCAGCAAGAAGAACAACGCCAAGTACGGGCTGAAGACCCTGTCGGACGTGGCCGCGCTGTCGCAGCGCGACCCCAAGGCGGTGACGGTCTGCGTGGAGAACGAGTTCGCCTCGCGGGAGGACGGGCTGCCGGGGATGGAGAAGGCGTACGGGATGAAGATCCCGGCGGGCAACGTCATGAAGATGGACGCCGGGATCATCTACACGCAGGTCTCCAAGTCCGATTCCTGCCTGCTGGGCGAGGCCTTCACCACGGACGGCCGGATCAAGGCCATGGACCTGGACACCCTCGCCGACGACCGGCACTTCTTCCCCAACTACAACGCGGCGCCGGAGCTGCACGCCAAGACCCTGGAGAAGTACCCGGCGATCGCCGGGCTCCTGGACCCCCTGTCGAAGCGGCTGACGACGGAGACGGCGCAGCGGCTCAACGCGCTGGTGGACGTGGAGGGCCGGGACCCGCACGACGTGGCGAAGGAGTGGCTGGTGGCGGAGGGGTTCATCAAGGAGGGCTGA
- a CDS encoding transcriptional regulator — translation MPENEKPAEPQLRKLDAHSLRGLAHPLRIRLLGDLRLHGPATASQLAERLGESSGATSYHLRQLAAYGFVEDAPEHGKGRERWWRPSQDGTIFDEALVYDTDPATRGAAEVFLAEIVKIHEQELSSWLGEAHTWSLEWRRSSELSDFSLQLTPEQSHELVLKMHDLINSYRDLPPSEGTETVRVHTHAFPVRTK, via the coding sequence ATGCCCGAGAACGAGAAGCCCGCCGAACCCCAGCTCCGCAAGCTCGACGCCCACTCCCTGCGCGGTCTGGCCCACCCGCTGCGCATCCGTCTGCTGGGCGACCTGCGCCTGCACGGGCCGGCCACCGCTTCGCAGCTGGCGGAGCGGCTCGGGGAATCGAGCGGGGCCACCAGCTACCACCTGCGCCAGCTCGCCGCGTACGGGTTCGTCGAGGACGCCCCCGAGCACGGCAAGGGCCGTGAGCGCTGGTGGCGGCCGTCCCAGGACGGCACGATCTTCGACGAGGCGCTGGTCTACGACACCGACCCGGCCACGCGCGGTGCCGCGGAGGTCTTCCTCGCGGAGATCGTGAAGATCCACGAACAGGAGCTGTCCTCCTGGCTGGGCGAGGCGCACACCTGGTCGCTGGAGTGGCGCCGGAGCTCCGAGCTCAGCGACTTCTCGCTGCAGCTGACCCCCGAGCAGAGCCACGAGCTGGTCCTCAAAATGCACGACCTGATCAACAGCTACCGCGATCTGCCGCCCTCGGAGGGTACGGAGACGGTCCGCGTCCACACGCACGCCTTCCCGGTGCGCACCAAGTAG